A single region of the Oryzias melastigma strain HK-1 linkage group LG23, ASM292280v2, whole genome shotgun sequence genome encodes:
- the cand1 gene encoding cullin-associated NEDD8-dissociated protein 1, whose translation MASASYHISNLLEKMTSSDKDFRFMATNDLMTELQKDSIKLDDDSERKVVRMILKLLEDKNGEVQNLAVKCLGPLVSKVKEYQVETIVDTLCTNMLSDKEQLRDISSIGLKTVIGELPPASSGSALAASVCKKITGRLTSAIAKQEDVSVQLEALDIMADMLCRQGGLLVNFHPSILSCLLPQLTSPRLAVRKRTIMALGHLVMSCGNLVFIDLIEHLLTELGRNDNMSTTRTYIQCTAAISRQAGHRIGEYLEKIIPLVVKFCNVDDDELREYCIQAFESFVRRCPKEVYPHVPTIISICLRYLTYDPNYNFDDEDEDDNAMDAEQNDEDYQGSDDEYSDDDDMSWKVRRAAAKCLDAVVSTRHEMLPEFYRSVSPALVSRFKEREENVKADVFHAYLSLLKQTRPAQSWLTDPDAMEQGETPLTMLQSQVPMIVKALHKQLKEKSVKTRQCCFNMLTELVNVLPGALTQHIPVLIPGIIFSLNDKASSSNLKIDALACLHVIMVTHPAHAFHAHVPALVPPVVACVGDPFYKITSEALLVTQQLIKVIRPLDNQSEGSDSFDPSPYINDLFTCTIKRLKAADIDQEVKERAISCMGQIICNLGDRLPAELPGTLLIFLERLKNEITRLTTVKALTMIAGSPLKIDLRPILPDAIPILASFLRKNQRALKLCTLAALDILLRNYSSAVTPVMVDAVLAELPPLISESDMHVSQMALSFLSTLAVTHPSSLGQLTGGNILQQLIALVRSPLLQGGALAAMLDFYQALVATNTPGLGYMDLLRMLTGPVYSQSASLPHKQAYCSIAKCVAALTRACPAEGPAVVGQFIQDVKNSRSTDSIRLLALLSLGEVGHHVDLSGQPELKTVILDAFSSSSEEVKSAASYALGSIAVGNLPEYLPFVLQEISSSKRQYLLLHSLKEIISSASVSGLKPYVESVWSLLLKHCECQEEGTRNVVAECLGKLTLIDPETLLPRLKGYLLSGSSYARSSVVTAVKFTISDQPQPIDPLLKNCIGDFLKTLEDPDLNVRRVALVTFNSAAHNKPSLIRELLDSILTQLYNETKVRKELIREVEMGPFKHTVDDGLDLRKAAFECMYTLLDSCLDRLDIFTFLNHVEDGLKDHYDIKMLTFLMLARLSSLCPSAVLQRLDRLVEPLRATCTTKVKANSVKQEFEKQDELKRSAMRAVVALLTIPEAEKSPLMSEFQSQISSNQELAAIFDSIQRDSTSANMESMDTS comes from the exons ATGGCGAGCGCCTCGTACCACATCTCCAACCTGCTGGAGAAAATGACCTCCAGCGACAAAGATTTCAG GTTCATGGCGACCAACGACCTGATGACGGAGCTGCAGAAGGATTCCATCAAACTGGACGACGACAGCGAGAGGAAG GTGGTGCGGATGATCCTCAAGCTGCTGGAAGACAAAAACGGCGAGGTTCAGAACTTAGCTGTGAAATG CCTGGGCCCGCTGGTCAGCAAGGTGAAGGAGTACCAGGTGGAGACCATCGTGGACACGCTGTGCACCAACATGCTGTCGGACAAAGAGCAGCTGCGAGACATTTCTTCCATCGGACTCAAAACTGTGATTGGAGAGTTGCCGCCAGCCTCCAGCG GTTCCGCTCTGGCCGCCAGCGTCTGCAAGAAGATAACGGGTCGGCTGACGAGCGCCATCGCCAAGCAGGAAGACGTGTCCGTGCAGCTGGAGGCGCTGGACATCATGGCCGACATGCTCTGCAG GCAGGGCGGCCTCCTGGTCAACTTCCACCCCTCCATCCTCAGCTGCCTCCTCCCACAGCTCACCTCCCCCAGGCTGGCGGTCAGAAAG AGGACCATCATGGCTCTGGGTCACCTGGTCATGTCCTGCGGGAACCTGGTCTTCATCGACCTGATCGAGCACCTCCTGACCGAGCTGGGCCGGAACGACAACATGTCCACCACCCGGACGTACATCCAGTGCACGGCGGCCATCAGCAGGCAGGCGGGCCACAGAATCG GAGAGTACCTGGAGAAGATCATCCCGCTGGTGGTGAAGTTCTGCAACGTGGACGACGACGAGCTCAGGGAGTACTGCATCCAGGCCTTCGAGTCCTTCGTCAGAAG GTGTCCAAAGGAAGTTTACCCCCACGTTCCCACCATCATCTCCATCTGCCTCCGGTACCTGACCTATGACCCCAATTACAACTTTGATGACGAAGACGAGGACGACAACGCCATGGACGCCGAGCAGAACGACGAGGACTATCAAG GTAGCGACGATGAGTACAGTGACGACGACGACATGAGCTGGAAAGTTCGGCGGGCGGCCGCCAAGTGTCTGGACGCCGTGGTGTCGACGCGCCACGAGATGCTGCCAGAGTTCTACCGCTCCGTCTCACCGGCGCTTGTGTCCCGATTCAAG GAGAGAGAGGAGAATGTGAAGGCCGACGTCTTCCACGCGTACCTGTCGCTGCTCAAACAGACGAGACCAGCGCAGAGCTGGCTGACTGACCCGGACGCCATGGAGCAGGGCGAGACGCCGCTGACCATGTTGCAGAGCCAG gtcCCCATGATCGTCAAAGCGCTCCACAAGCAGCTGAAGGAGAAGAGCGTGAAAACCCGCCAGTGCTGCTTCAACATGCTGACCGAGCTGGTCAACGTTCTTCCAGGGGCGCTGACTCAGCACATTCCTGTTTTGATACCAG GAATCATCTTCTCCCTAAACGATAAGGCGAGCAGCTCCAACCTGAAGATCGACGCCTTGGCCTGCCTTCACGTCATCATGGTCACGCACCCCGCTCACGCCTTCCACGCCCATGTGCCCGCCCTCGTCCCGCCCGTGGTGGCGTGCGTGGGAGACCCCTTTTACAAGATCACCTCTGAGGCGCTGCTCGTCACCCAGCAGCTCATCAAG GTGATCCGGCCTCTGGATAACCAATCGGAGGGCTCCGACAGCTTTGACCCCTCCCCTTACATTAATGACCTGTTCACCTGCACAATCAAGCGGCTGAAGGCTGCGGACATCGACCAGGAGGTTAAAGAACGAGCCATTTCCTGTATGGGACAGATCATTTGTAACCTAG GAGACCGTCTGCCTGCAGAACTCCCAGGAACGCTGTTGATCTTCCTGGAGCGTTTGAAAAACGAGATCACACGACTGACCACTGTGAAAg CTCTGACGATGATCGCCGGCTCTCCTCTGAAGATCGACCTGCGGCCCATCCTCCCCGACGCCATCCCCATCCTCGCCTCCTTCCTCCGTAAGAACCAGCGGGCGCTGAAGCTGTGCACGCTGGCCGCGCTGGACATCCTGCTCCGGAACTACAG CTCCGCGGTAACCCCCGTCATGGTGGACGCCGTCTTGGCCGAGCTGCCGCCGCTGATCTCAGAGAGCGACATGCACGTGTCTCAGATGGCGCTCAGCTTCCTGTCCACGCTGGCGGTCACCCACCCGTCCTCGCTGGGTCAGCTGACTGGCGGCAACATCCTGCAGCAGCTCATAGCGCTGGTGCGGTCGCCGCTGCTGCAGGGCGGCGCCCTCGCCGCCATGCTGGACTTCTACCAG GCGCTGGTGGCCACCAACACACCTGGTCTGGGCTACATGGACCTGCTGCGGATGCTGACCGGGCCCGTCTACTCGCAGAGCGCCTCTCTGCCGCACAAACAGGCGTACTGCTCCATCGCCAAATGCGTGGCGGCGCTGACCCGAGCTTGTCCTGCCGAGGGCCCCGCCGTGGTGGGACAGTTCATCCAG GACGTGAAGAACAGCCGCTCCACGGACTCCATCCGGCTGCTGGCGCTGCTGTCGCTGGGCGAGGTGGGACACCACGTGGACCTGAGCGGCCAGCCCGAGCTGAAGACCGTCATCCTGGAcgccttctcctcctccagcgAAGAG GTGAAGTCGGCGGCGTCGTACGCTCTGGGCAGCATCGCTGTGGGGAACCTCCCGGAGTACCTGCCCTTCGTCCTGCAGGAGATCTCCTCCTCCAAGAGGCAGTACCTGCTGCTGCACTCGCTCAAAGAGATCATCA GCTCGGCGTCCGTGTCTGGCCTGAAGCCGTACGTGGAGTCCGTCTGGTCTCTGCTGCTCAAACACTGCGAGTGTCAGGAGGAGGGAACCAGGAACGTGGTGGCCGAGTGTTTGGGGAAGCTGACGCTGATCGACCCCGAGACGCTGCTGCCCCGCCTCAAAGGATACCTGCTGTCAG GTTCCTCGTACGCCAGGAGCTCCGTGGTCACGGCGGTGAAATTCACCATCTCGGACCAACCGCAGCCCATCGACCCGCTGCTGAAGAACTGCATCG GTGACTTCCTGAAGACGCTGGAGGACCCGGACCTGAACGTGCGGCGCGTTGCCTTGGTAACCTTTAACTCTGCTGCCCACAACAAACCCAGTCTGATCCGGGAGCTGCTGGACTCCATTCTGACCCAGCTGTACAACGAGACCAAAGTGAGGAAGGAGCTGATCCGAGAG GTGGAGATGGGACCCTTCAAGCACACGGTGGACGACGGGCTGGACCTGAGGAAAGCGGCGTTCGAGTGCATGTACACCCTGCTGGACAGCTGTCTGGACCGACTGGACATCTTCACCTTCCTGAACCACGTGGAGGACGGCCTGAAGGACCACTACGACATCAAG ATGCTGACGTTCCTGATGCTGGCCCGGCTGTCCTCGCTGTGTCCCAGTGCGGTCCTGCAGAGACTGGACAGACTGGTGGAGCCGCTGAGGGCCACCTGCACCACCAAG GTGAAGGCCAACTCGGTCAAACAGGAGTTCGAGAAGCAGGACGAGCTGAAGCGGTCGGCGATGCGCGCCGTGGTGGCGCTGCTCACCATCCCCGAGGCCGAGAAGTCGCCGCTCATGTCCGAATTCCAGTCCCAGATCTCCTCCAATCAGGAGCTGGCGGCCATCTTTGATTCCATCCAGAGAGACTCCACCTCCGCCAACATGGAGTCGATGGACACCAGCTAA
- the LOC112159224 gene encoding FK506-binding protein 5-like: MVVRLDILRWTESHSEDVWNHAVLNVLGGTPTAYPPWNISRGSFHTINPAYNSEDNKLQRKVACQQSLEIDYKLEFEHFFALEEETTDLKVKVKKLQIEILERDHMRDEFPTMVTMRCCLEELKKELESEISELEERPNDAEELSVLHQTLAEQLLETTEETEMLQKRRDQVRESLQEVKDMEGKCQEIRAETNKSIQMNSDLSKEIKKLEDEIRGFHDVKDRVIAATEENRRMKEETLTLQNLSKNSRSEIQHLQQQTDILQQELKKLKDQRQKRDQMKEEICRMQKLQKSLETEIQDLKSQEIEAQEWVDKYNQEKAEANPLLKETQDLQKTKEDLTESINHLRLIQDKDHTPLRARLQEIPSTPSKVEENSDDEEIVEDKEEQVSTKDDQAPANSGSSLIGEDEEEEDEEQDEKVTLVEDSRWSSDDEESPNSEEGTDSNTEIPHMNNSGSSLAKEDQEEDEVANDDEDCSDEDEEENIGSNKEIQDMKRSGSSEESQEEDEEEEEEQVQTGERDDPILV; encoded by the exons ATGGTGGTGCGTCTGGACATCCTCCGCTGGACGGAGAGCCACTCCGAGGACGTCTGG AACCACGCGGTGCTGAACGTCCTCGGTGGAACTCCAACCGCGTATCCTCCGTGGAACATCAGCCGAGGCTCATTCCATACTATCAATCCTGCTTACAACTCAGAGGACAAT AAGTTACAGAGGAAAGTGGCCTGCCAGCAATCCCTGGAGATCGACTATAAACTGGAGTTTGAACACTTCTTCGCTTTGGAAGAGGAGACCACAGAtctcaaagtcaaagtcaagaAGCTGCAGATAGAAATCTTGGAACGAGACCACATGAGAGACGAGTTCCCCACAATGGTTACAATGAGATGCTGTTTGGAGGAACTCAAAAAAGAGTTAGAGTCCGAAATTTCTGAGCTGGAAGAGCGGCCGAACGATGCAGAAGAACTCAGCGTCCTGCATCAGACACTCGCCGAGCAGCTGCTGGAAACCacagaagaaacagaaatgCTGCAGAAAAGACGGGACCAAGTCAGAGAGTCTCTTCAGGAAGTGAAAGACATGGAAGGGAAATGTCAGGAGATCcgagcagaaacaaacaaaagcatccAGATGAACTCGGATCTCTCAAAGGAGATCAAAAAACTGGAGGATGAAATCCGTGGTTTTCATGATGTGAAGGACAGAGTCATCGCCGCCACAGAGGAAAACCGCAGGATGAAGGAGGAAACTCTCACTCTGCagaatttaagcaaaaattcaCGCAGCGAGAttcagcatctccagcagcAAACTGACATTCTTCAGCAGgaactgaaaaagctgaaagatcAACGTCAGAAAAGAGACCAAATGAAGGAGGAAATCTGCCGCATGCAGAAGCTCCAGAAAAGTCTGGAAACTGAGATCCAAGATCTAAAATCTCAGGAAATTGAAGCTCAGGAATGGGTCGACAAGTACAACCAGGAGAAGGCTGAAGCAAACCCGCTTCTCAAGGAGACCCAAGACCTCCAGAAAACCAAGGAGGACCTGACAGAGTCCATCAACCACCTTCGCTTGATCCAAGACAAAGACCACACCCCCCTCAGAGCACGCCTCCAGGAGATCCCATCAACTCCTTCAAAGGTTGAAGAGAACTCTGATGACGAAGAGATTGTTGAAGACAAGGAGGAACAAGTCTCCACCAAAGATGATCAAGCTCCAGCAAATTCTGGATCCTCATTGATTggtgaagatgaggaggaagaagatgagGAGCAGGATGAGAAAGTCACTTTGGTTGAAGACTCCCGGTGGTCTTCGGATGACGAGGAGTCCCCAAATTCCGAAGAAGGAACCGACTCCAACACAGAAATTCCACACATGAACAATTCTGGCTCTTCATTGGCTAAAGAGGATCAAGAAGAAGATGAAGTAGCCAATGATGATGAAGATTGttcagatgaagatgaggaagagAATATTGGTTCTAACAAAGAAATCCAGGATATGAAACGTTCTGGCTCTTCTGAGGAAAGtcaagaggaagatgaggaggaagaggaggagcag GTCCAAACTGGAGAGCGGGACGATCCGATCCTCGTCTGA
- the LOC112155385 gene encoding ras-related protein Rap-1b codes for MREYKLVVLGSGGVGKSALTVQFVQGIFVEKYDPTIEDSYRKQVEIDGQQCMLEILDTAGTEQFTAMRDLYMKNGQGFALVYSITAQSTFNDLQDLREQILRVKDTEDVPMILVGNKCDLEVERVVAKESGIGLARQWNSCAFLETSAKSKINVNEIFYDLVRQINKKSPVPGKTRKKSTCHLL; via the exons ATGCGTGAATACAAGCTGGTGGTTTTAGGATCGGGAGGCGTCGGGAAGTCAGCGCTG ACGGTCCAGTTTGTTCAGGGAATCTTCGTGGAGAAGTACGACCCGACGATAGAGGACTCCTACAGGAAG CAAGTGGAGATTGATGGACAGCAGTGCATGCTGGAGATCCTCGACACAGCAGGAACA GAGCAGTTCACCGCCATGAGAGACCTGTACATGAAGAACGGCCAGGGCTTCGCTCTGGTTTACTCCATCACAGCTCAGTCCACCTTCAACGACCTCCAGGACCTCCGAGAGCAGATCCTCAGAGTGAAGGACACGGAGGAC GTTCCCATGATCCTGGTTGGAAACAAATGTGACCTGGAGGTGGAGCGCGTCGTAGCCAAAGAGTCGGGGATCGGCCTCGCCCGCCAGTGGAACTCTTGTGCCTTTCTGGAGACTTCGGCCAAGAGCAAGATCAACGTCAACGAG ATCTTCTACGATCTGGTCCGGCAGATCAACAAAAAGAGTCCGGTTCCGGGAAAGACCCGTAAAAAGTCCACCTGCCACCTCCTCTAA